In Gemmobacter sp., the sequence GCTGTGCAACGCCCGCGCCATGGGCGAATTCGGCGCGGTGGCGGTGGTCTCGGGCAAGATCCGCGGCCAGACCGCGACCATGCCGATCACCATCGAGATGCTCTACAACGAATATCTCTCGGTCGCGGCCTTTTCAATGGCGGCGGTCCTGACGCTGCTGGCGCTGCTGACATTGCTGCTGAAAACCGGGCTGGAAATCCGCCATGCCGACCAGCTTGCCGCCACCCGCCGCCACTAACCCTTTCATCTGTCCCCAAATATCCCGGGGGTGCGGGGGCAGCGCCCCCGCCGACGCCCGCCACAGGAGACCCCGATGCATATCGAGATCGACGAAATCGCCAAGACCTTCGGCGCCACCGCCGCGCTGCACCCTGTGTCGCTGTCCATCCCCTCGGGGGCGCTGGTGGCGCTGCTGGGGCCGTCCGGCTCGGGCAAGACCACGCTGCTGCGCATTCTGGGCGGCCTTGAATACCCCAGTTCCGGCCGCGTGCTGTTCGATGGCCAGGATGCCACCGGCCTGACGGTGCAACAGCGCCGCGCCGGCTTCGTATTCCAGTCCTACGCCTTGTTCCGCCACATGACGGTGGCCGACAACATCGGCTACGGCCTGAACGCCCGCCCGCGCGCCACCCGCCCGCCCAAGGCGGAAATCGCCCGCCGGGTGACCAAGCTGCTGGAACTGATCCAGCTGCCCGACATCGGCAAGCGGTTTCCCACCCAGCTGTCGGGCGGCCAGCGCCAGCGCGTGGCACTTGCCCGCGCCCTGGCGATCGAGCCGCGGATGCTGCTGCTGGACGAACCCTTCGGCGC encodes:
- a CDS encoding sulfate/molybdate ABC transporter ATP-binding protein encodes the protein MHIEIDEIAKTFGATAALHPVSLSIPSGALVALLGPSGSGKTTLLRILGGLEYPSSGRVLFDGQDATGLTVQQRRAGFVFQSYALFRHMTVADNIGYGLNARPRATRPPKAEIARRVTKLLELIQLPDIGKRFPTQLSGGQRQRVALARALAIEPRMLLLDEPFGALDAKVRKELRQGLRDIHDETGLTTVFVTHDQEEAMELADLVVVMSMGRIEQIGKPADIRARPATPFVRDFIMA